A stretch of the Nothobranchius furzeri strain GRZ-AD chromosome 5, NfurGRZ-RIMD1, whole genome shotgun sequence genome encodes the following:
- the derl1 gene encoding derlin-1: protein MSDIGNWFRSIPLITRWWFAASIAFPLIGRLGLVYHSNLVLIPELVFNKFQLWRPVTATFYFPITPQTGFLYLVNLYFLYHYSTRLETSEFNGRPADYVFMLLFNWICILITAMLMNMHLLMIPLILSALYVWAQFNKNTIVSFWFGTRFKAHYLPWVILAFNFIIGGSFVNELTGNLVGHLYFFLMYKYPMDLGGRSFLSTPEFLHRFFPNHREVSGFGAVPGRRPAAQERGGGHSWGQGFRLGGE from the exons ATGTCGGACATCGGGAACTGGTTCAGAAGCATCCCTTTAATCACCCGGTGGTGGTTCGCTGCTTCCATTGCTTTTCCTTTGATAGGAAGACTAGGATTGGTTTATCATAGCAACCTTGTGCTTATTCCGGAGCTCGTCTTTAACAAATTTCAG cTCTGGAGGCCAGTCACTGCCACCTTTTATTTTCCCATCACCCCTCAAACCGGATTCCTTTATTTGGTCAACCTTTATTTTTTGTACCATTACTCCACTCGGCTGGAGACAT cTGAGTTTAATGGCAGACCTGCAGACTATGTTTTTATGCTGCTCTTTAACTGGATCTGCATTCTT ATAACTGCGATGCTGATGAACATGCAT CTGCTGATGATCCCGCTGATCCTGTCCGCGCTGTACGTCTGGGCTCAGTTCAACAAAAACACCATCGTCTCCTTCTGGTTCGGAACACGTTTCAAG GCTCATTATCTACCGTGGGTCATCTTGGCCTTCAACTTTATCATCGGAGGCTC ATTTGTGAACGAGCTGACGGGGAACCTGGTGGGCCACCTTTACTTCTTCCTGATGTACAAGTATCCCATGGATCTGGGAGGACGCTCCTTCCTCTCCACACCAGAGTTCTT GCATCGGTTCTTCCCCAATCACAGAGAAGTGTCAGGCTTTGGAGCTGTTCCGGGACGGAGGCCTGCTGCCCAGGAGCGAGGAGGAGGCCACAGCTGGGGACAGGGCTTTCGGCTCGGCGGGGAATGA